One Natator depressus isolate rNatDep1 chromosome 6, rNatDep2.hap1, whole genome shotgun sequence DNA window includes the following coding sequences:
- the LOC141988498 gene encoding perforin-1-like has protein sequence MPKPSACTLLLLLFLLPVVSPECQTGTAAACMNAAFVPGHSLVGQGIDVTTLGKTGAHVLDTSQWRGPNGTCTLCRNPLQGGQWQRLPLAAVDWRVRVSCQRKLSSSVQQSAMGMMESAASVVQNDWKVGLKMPMVPKVNVQVGLAGSRSKLAEFVTQKSQKDKYTFVSHEVSCPYYRFGISGKPPLTGHFVLAVKNLPTLYNKASQLEYHHLIHTYGTHYVTQASLGGRVRDVTAVQVCQAALDGLTINEIKDCLSMEVAVNTGVGSDQSSVSSCKENKRVKFQQSFHETYRERYAEEEGGQNTDDLFFSKNYVGVFSDWVKTLKSLPGLLTYSLRPIHTLLGQDDPKREALGQAVSEYIRERALWMDCTKSCPAGTRRSVLDPCSCVCPGNSSTNTMCCSRERGLARLTVTVERASDLRGDTLTATDAYVKIFFDRRESRTVTIWNRKSPVWNSHMDFGSVRVTDASQLRVEVWDEDNGWDDDLLGACNIPLKSGGPHHRECYLKRGHLRFHYSLPCGPNLRGQRCSEYVPQRPQHSIAKGKGPFW, from the exons ATGCCCAAACCTAGTGcttgcaccctcctcctcctcctcttcctcctccccgtGGTCTCCCCCGAATGCCAGACAGGCACGGCGGCTGCATGCATGAATGCAGCCTTCGTGCCCGGGCACAGCCTGGTGGGTCAGGGGATTGACGTGACCACACTGGGCAAGACGGGGGCCCACGTGCTGGACACCAGCCAGTGGCGCGGCCCGAATGGCACCTGCACCCTGTGCCGGAACCCGCTGCAGggaggccagtggcagaggctgCCGCTGGCAGCGGTGGACTGGAGGGTCCGCGTCTCGTGCCAACGAAAGCTCAGCAGCTCGGTGCAGCAGTCGGCCATGGGCATGATGGAGTCCGCGGCGTCCGTGGTGCAGAACGACTGGAAGGTGGGGCTGAAAATGCCCATGGTGCCCAAGGTTAATGTCCAGGTGGGGCTGGCCGGCTCACGTTCCAAACTGGCCGAATTCGTCACGCAGAAGTCGCAGAAGGACAAATACACCTTTGTGAGCCATGAGGTTTCCTGCCCATATTACAG GTTCGGGATCAGCGGAAAACctccactcactggtcattttgtcCTGGCGGTGAAGAACCTTCCTACCCTGTACAACAAGGCCTCCCAGCTGGAGTACCATCATCTGATTCACACCTACGGCACCCACTATGTGACCCAGGCGTCGCTGGGGGGCCGAGTGCGGGACGTGACTGCGGTGCAGGTCTGCCAGGCAGCACTGGATGGGCTGACCATCAATGAGATTAAGGACTGTCTGAGCATGGAGGTGGCCGTGAATACCGGGGTGGGCTCAGACCAGTCCAGCGTCAGCAGCTGCAAGGAGAATAAGAGAGTGAAATTCCAACAGAGCTTCCACGAGACGTACCGGGAGCGCTATGcggaggaggaaggagggcaaAACACCGACGACCTGTTCTTCTCCAAGAATTACGTTGGGGTCTTCTCAGACTGGGTAAAAACCTTGAAGTCCCTCCCTGGCCTGCTCACCTACTCCTTGAGGCCGATCCACACCTTGTTGGGGCAGGACGACCCCAagcgggaggcgctggggcagGCAGTGAGCGAGTACATCCGTGAGAGGGCCCTGTGGATGGATTGCACCAAGAGCTGCCCAGCGGGGACCCGGCGTAGCGTCCTCGACCCCTGCTCCTGCGTCTGCCCCGGGAACAGCTCCACCAACACCATGTGCTGTTCGCGGGAGCGGGGCCTGGCAAGACTGACGGTGACTGTGGAGCGGGCCAGTGATCTGCGGGGTGACACTCTCACAGCTACGGATGCCTACGTCAAGATCTTCTTTGACAGGAGAGAGAGCCGGACTGTCACCATCTGGAACCGAAAAAGCCCTGTCTGGAACAGTCACATGGACTTTGGCTCTGTCCGTGTCACTGACGCCAGCCAGCTCCGTGTCGAGGTCTGGGACGAAGACAATGGCTGGGATGATGACCTGCTCGGGGCCTGCAACATCCCACTGAAGTCTGGGGGGCCCCATCACAGGGAGTGCTACCTGAAACGCGGCCACCTCAGGTTCCACTACAGTCTGCCCTGTGGGCCCAACCTTCGGGGCCAGAGATGTTCTGAGTATGTTCCCCAGCGCCCCCAGCACAGCATAGCCAAAGGGAAGGGGCCCTTCTGGTGA